The Polyangiaceae bacterium genome includes a region encoding these proteins:
- a CDS encoding AgmX/PglI C-terminal domain-containing protein, whose amino-acid sequence MAKAVLTFALYQGDALQRRETIAQDIVKVGKDPKSHLRVDDELASRMHAVIEVGSPDDITLIDLGNEPGTMVNGARVNKCKLHVGDQVQVGGTKIVLERAEAAGAEVQAAPAPVMAAAAPTPPPAPPAAAFGGANPFGGSNPFAAAAASSPFAVGTASPFDVGASALNPFAAGAQQQARVDALRVPDDAPPGTYTYTLIKSGPDVPAEEVEVPHLASVEVMVMWGTNVLHVSHLTPPRTFYVGEEQTKNFGCDFYIPAEKLGTTRMPVVVGDRASLAVIIPPGAKGHIEIPGQPRMTLDEARTKAQPSAEVSGGHQFPLPGGARARIELDQFVFQVAAVNAGKPIKHGVGAGVDWTVFVYFALSFLAHAGLIAAMAFFVPPLGLTDDEGIDKDQLYLIQQYLKSAAEREMEEKETEQVTEDKADNKEGGTGTRAKGEEGSMGNPTSKATNKRYAVQGPKDNPDPHIARQAALREATEFGMIGLLNTGAAGDPNAPTAPWGRDTSLGQDDMSARGNMWGDEIGDAFGAGGLGLSGIGEGGGGRGEGIGLGSIGTLGHGAGTGTGQGFGSGHGRLGGSHATRAPKVRMGATTVSGRLPPEVIQRIVRQNYGRFRMCYEQGLSRNPNLEGRVSVRFVIGRDGSVSNVSNGGSDIPDSGVVGCVVSAYYGLSFPQPEGGIVTVVYPIMFSPG is encoded by the coding sequence ATGGCAAAGGCTGTACTCACGTTCGCGCTCTACCAGGGTGATGCGCTGCAACGTCGCGAGACCATCGCGCAGGACATCGTCAAGGTAGGAAAAGATCCGAAGAGTCACCTGCGGGTCGACGACGAGCTCGCGTCGCGCATGCACGCCGTGATCGAGGTCGGCAGCCCCGACGACATCACGCTCATCGACCTGGGCAACGAGCCCGGGACGATGGTGAACGGTGCGCGCGTGAACAAGTGCAAGCTCCACGTGGGCGACCAGGTCCAGGTGGGCGGCACCAAGATCGTGCTCGAGCGCGCCGAAGCGGCGGGTGCGGAAGTTCAGGCTGCGCCGGCTCCGGTCATGGCCGCTGCGGCGCCTACCCCTCCGCCCGCTCCGCCTGCGGCTGCGTTCGGCGGCGCGAACCCGTTCGGCGGCTCGAACCCCTTCGCGGCAGCGGCCGCGTCCAGCCCGTTCGCCGTGGGCACGGCCAGCCCGTTCGACGTGGGCGCTTCGGCGCTCAACCCGTTCGCGGCCGGTGCTCAGCAGCAGGCGCGCGTCGATGCGCTGCGCGTCCCCGACGACGCACCGCCCGGAACCTACACCTACACGCTGATCAAGAGCGGACCGGACGTGCCGGCGGAAGAGGTCGAGGTTCCGCACCTCGCGTCCGTCGAAGTGATGGTGATGTGGGGCACGAACGTGCTGCACGTCTCGCACTTGACGCCGCCACGGACGTTCTACGTCGGCGAGGAGCAGACCAAGAACTTCGGCTGCGACTTCTACATCCCGGCCGAGAAGCTCGGCACGACGCGCATGCCGGTCGTGGTCGGTGATCGCGCCTCGCTCGCGGTGATCATCCCGCCGGGCGCGAAGGGTCACATCGAGATCCCAGGGCAGCCCCGCATGACCTTGGACGAGGCGCGCACGAAAGCGCAGCCGAGCGCCGAGGTGAGCGGTGGTCACCAGTTCCCGCTGCCTGGCGGCGCACGCGCGCGCATCGAGCTCGACCAGTTCGTGTTCCAGGTGGCGGCTGTCAACGCCGGCAAGCCCATCAAGCACGGCGTCGGCGCGGGCGTGGACTGGACGGTGTTCGTCTACTTCGCGCTGTCGTTCCTGGCGCACGCCGGCCTCATCGCGGCCATGGCGTTCTTCGTCCCGCCGCTCGGCCTGACGGACGACGAAGGCATCGACAAGGATCAGCTCTATCTCATCCAGCAGTACCTGAAGAGCGCTGCCGAGCGTGAGATGGAGGAGAAGGAGACCGAGCAGGTCACCGAGGACAAGGCCGACAACAAGGAAGGCGGGACCGGCACCCGAGCCAAGGGCGAAGAAGGCTCGATGGGTAACCCGACCTCGAAGGCCACCAACAAGCGCTACGCAGTGCAGGGCCCGAAGGACAACCCGGACCCGCACATCGCGCGCCAGGCCGCGCTGCGCGAGGCGACGGAGTTCGGCATGATCGGCCTCCTGAACACCGGCGCCGCGGGCGACCCGAACGCTCCGACGGCCCCCTGGGGTCGCGACACCTCGCTCGGTCAAGACGACATGTCGGCCCGCGGCAACATGTGGGGCGACGAAATCGGTGACGCCTTCGGCGCCGGCGGTCTGGGTCTCTCCGGCATCGGCGAGGGCGGCGGCGGTCGCGGCGAGGGCATCGGCCTCGGCTCCATCGGTACCCTCGGTCACGGCGCCGGCACCGGCACCGGCCAGGGCTTCGGCTCGGGGCACGGCCGCCTGGGTGGCTCCCACGCGACGCGCGCGCCGAAGGTCCGCATGGGCGCGACGACCGTCAGCGGCCGTCTGCCGCCCGAGGTCATCCAGCGCATCGTCCGGCAGAACTACGGTCGCTTCCGTATGTGTTACGAGCAGGGCCTGTCTCGGAACCCGAACCTCGAAGGGCGCGTGTCGGTGCGCTTCGTGATCGGCCGCGACGGCTCCGTGTCGAACGTGTCGAACGGTGGCTCGGACATCCCGGATAGCGGCGTCGTGGGCTGCGTGGTCAGCGCGTACTACGGCCTCTCCTTCCCGCAGCCGGAAGGCGGCATCGTGACCGTGGTCTACCCGATCATGTTCAGCCCGGGCTGA
- a CDS encoding tetratricopeptide repeat protein, protein MAGVILAASACSRDHIEAINLANEGDQAIKVNTEGAIQKYEQAIQLDPTNHRIMWKLSKAYEKKEDWDKMASTLSRAAQVAPSFANYYYKRGYALVKMAEAGNPDKYEEAKEPLKKCIEKDPAMAECYHFLGEASLWTNDEQGALDNYTKAIEHDSMTPYFYPPLAELYITMRFYNEAEGVLKEGTRIIPPGEKNNNHLYGMYVLRFQVAQASGDKAGMVAAMEKAEEVAGDSHPEISFNLGSTYAVMDPPQKEKAVRLLSSFVKRACRSAQASKYKEQCETSNTLIQKLGGKVN, encoded by the coding sequence ATCGCCGGGGTGATTCTGGCGGCGTCCGCATGCAGCCGCGATCACATCGAGGCCATCAACCTCGCCAACGAGGGGGATCAGGCCATCAAGGTCAACACCGAGGGTGCGATTCAGAAGTACGAACAGGCGATCCAGCTCGATCCGACCAACCACCGGATCATGTGGAAGCTCTCGAAGGCCTACGAGAAGAAAGAAGACTGGGACAAGATGGCCTCGACGCTGTCCCGGGCCGCGCAGGTCGCGCCGAGCTTCGCCAACTACTACTACAAGCGCGGCTACGCGCTGGTGAAGATGGCCGAGGCGGGCAACCCCGACAAGTACGAGGAGGCCAAGGAGCCCCTCAAGAAGTGCATCGAGAAAGACCCGGCGATGGCCGAGTGTTACCACTTCCTCGGCGAGGCCAGCCTGTGGACCAACGACGAGCAGGGAGCGCTCGACAACTACACCAAGGCCATCGAGCACGACTCGATGACGCCCTACTTCTACCCGCCGCTGGCGGAGCTCTACATCACCATGCGCTTCTACAACGAGGCCGAGGGTGTCTTGAAAGAAGGCACGCGAATCATTCCGCCGGGTGAGAAGAACAACAATCACCTGTACGGAATGTACGTGCTCCGCTTCCAGGTCGCGCAGGCGTCCGGCGACAAGGCGGGCATGGTCGCGGCGATGGAGAAGGCGGAGGAGGTCGCCGGGGACTCGCACCCCGAGATTTCGTTCAACCTCGGCAGCACCTACGCGGTGATGGACCCGCCCCAGAAGGAGAAGGCGGTCCGACTCCTGTCGTCGTTCGTCAAGCGTGCCTGCCGCAGCGCACAGGCGTCGAAGTACAAGGAACAATGCGAGACCAGCAACACGCTCATCCAGAAACTGGGCGGAAAGGTCAACTGA